A part of Aegilops tauschii subsp. strangulata cultivar AL8/78 chromosome 2, Aet v6.0, whole genome shotgun sequence genomic DNA contains:
- the LOC109767498 gene encoding NDR1/HIN1-like protein 26 produces the protein MGINIQYAHLHQQFCVLASAIFGARQEYYCLAHRGMHGACGPIKRHTQAYASRTPTSVRNSAGAARPAMPRNYRLPSYHRQSPAIRCLNFLCAVLLTLVLIAGIILFVLWLSLRPHRPKFTLTDFSIPNVNRQSGAANLPVKFAVNEHNPNQKIGIHFEAVYGSVYYDDELIASGPVMYPFYQPPKGDTLVQGELAASGPTPTDPAWQRFASEVGAGSVGLRLVLNSTVRFQVKVWDTKEHHMKADCGFKISGDGSLHQEDRNTPCTLYF, from the coding sequence ATGGGAATCAACATCCAGTacgcccatcttcatcaacagtttTGCGTGCTAGCGTCTGCCATCTTTGGCGCACGGCAAGAATATTACTGCCTTGCACACCGTGGCATGCATGGCGCATGTGGACCTATAAAACGCCACACGCAAGCATACGCATCACGTACACCAACCAGCGTCAGGAACAGCGCCGGCGCCGCTCGACCAGCCATGCCGCGGAACTATCGCCTGCCGTCGTACCACCGGCAGAGCCCGGCGATCCGGTGCCTCAACTTCCTCTGCGCGGTGCTGCTCACGCTCGTCCTCATCGCCGGCATCATCCTCTTCGTGCTGTGGCTCAGCCTCCGCCCGCACCGCCCCAAGTTCACGCTCACCGACTTCAGCATCCCCAACGTCAACCGCCAGTCCGGCGCCGCCAACCTGCCCGTCAAGTTCGCCGTCAACGAGCACAACCCCAACCAGAAGATCGGCATCCACTTCGAGGCCGTCTACGGCTCCGTCTACTACGACGACGAGCTCATCGCGTCCGGCCCCGTCATGTACCCCTTCTACCAGCCGCCCAAGGGCGACACGCTGGTGCAGGGCGAGCTCGCCGCCTCCGGCCCGACGCCGACCGACCCCGCGTGGCAGCGCTTCGCCAGCGAGGTGGGCGCCGGCAGCGTCGGGCTGCGCCTCGTGCTCAACTCCACGGTGAGGTTCCAGGTGAAGGTGTGGGACACCAAGGAGCACCACATGAAGGCCGACTGCGGGTTCAAGATCAGCGGGGACGGCAGCCTCCACCAGGAGGACAGGAACACGCCCTGCACGCTCTACTTCTAG